DNA sequence from the Phyllopteryx taeniolatus isolate TA_2022b chromosome 14, UOR_Ptae_1.2, whole genome shotgun sequence genome:
CGACGTAATGCAACAGTGGTGATCTCTAGTAACATCTGTGCTTGGAGTGAACCACTGTAAACCGTCAAAGCGATTAAAACGCAACGACAGACAACTTTACGGGTTCCACTGAATTGAACAACGTAGTCGCACAAATCAACGTACTCTACCTCGCAGTCTTTAGACGAGCTTTGCTTCTGCCAAGCCACGTCAACCTTTTGCCCTGGTAGTGAGCGCACAGCAGCCTGCAGCTgtagcgagaaaaaaaaaaaggagaagaaataATAGGACAATTGAAATGATGCAACATCGTTGAATCAAATCAAACGAAAGACTCACATCGTTCTCAAGTGCTTTGATTCTAttgctgttttgtttggatttcgTCCTCTCTCGCTCCACTTCAGTGGTCAGCTCTCGGTTCTTTTTGGACAACTCCACGATCTTGACGGCGGCAGCATCGCCCGACATGCCGGACGCGCCTAAAGAGCCACAAAGTGTCCCAATGCTTATCGTCATCGACGTTTTGATGCTGAATAGTAGAAGATGCACCGATGCATATATTGGACGTCTGTACTCGGACTCGaaaaaatgctccgatactCCGACTCCGATACCACTTTACCAGCCTGACATACAGAATACAGTACCTTCACGCCAAGTGGAGGAGGAGCCATGTCTGCCGTATGGAACTAATTTAAGGTAAACATGGATGACAACAATTGCTCTCATCTATATACTCCTTTTACATCGTGCTTGTAGTGTTCAAACCGAGACGGAAGACGGAATGGTATTATCAAGTACTCATGTCAAtactgtccaaaaaaaaaaaatgaatacaaaaaattgGTATCTCTccatccctttaaaaaaaaaaaaaaaaaagagcataccAGCCATGAGAAACACCCTCTCTTTGTCCCATTTCTTCTTCATGTGTTTGACCTCAAATTCTTTTTCGCTCAGCAGTTTAAAGAGGCGACCGTTGACATCCGTCAGCTCTCTCAGCTGGTCCAGCAAACGCTGACGCTCGTCTCGTTCCACTCTGCAGGCATTGATTGACAAAAGGTCAACGGGGGGGGCTATAGGTAGCGACTGACATTTGGACTTTCCCACCTGTCTTGCATGTTGTCTGTCGCCGTGCTTTGGCTCAGTAATTCCAAATGTTCACTGAGAAACACATCCTCTGCTTTCATTTTGTCCCCGTGTGCTTTTCCATTTTCCTGAGCCTGAAGATTGTTGAATCCGTTGTCATACTCCATGATCTGTGTATGGACAAACAATTATATACAAAGTATGGGGGTGTAAATGAAgtacattgaatatttttttaattcggAACTGCATACAAGGAAGGTCTGAGCTGAGACTCGAACCCAGAATCTCGcagctgtgaggctgacgtgcaCGTACACCAGAATGATGGATTTCATGAcatgagatgcacaaaaatcaTATCCGAAAATGATTGTAGTGGTGTGCAACCTTTACCAACATATTCTAAACAACTCTTATGCAGTGGAGTTGTACTCCAACACAACTACCGACCAACATTAATAAACCTATTAATACCTCTCATACAGTCATGTATACTTTGGGCGTGTACATTTTGTCAAAGTGGCAGTTTGTTGTCATTCTCACGTGACTCCAACTACCGCAGACCAATTCCTCGTGGTGGTGATGTATTTCCTAAACAACTGCAGCCACTATTAACATTGCACCTGTATGGTAATCTTTGGtccgaaaagcaacatttatACAGGAGGAGAGTTTCGACAACATTAGTATTTAATTCACTTACCTGCCACGAGTTGAAATGCCGCCTTTGTTTACAACTGAGGCTAATTTACATCTGTTTAGCGAACAGAAGCCTCCCGAAGGGTTTCCTGTTCCGCGACGGCGGTATCCATGGCAACGACGCTGACTTGACAAAATCTCGGGCGAGGTCTCGCGAGAACGAGTTACACGTTCTCATGGCGCAGGTTAGCTAACACTTGAAGCCATCTCaacttttcattaaaaaacaacaacttgtgtGTTCCAGTTTAAAACAATGCAGTCTGACCAGTCAGATTTAGATTTTATACATAAAAAGAGCAAAAATCTTCATCCATCAAAAGTTACACAGCCTCGTAAACGTTTTGAGTCCGTATTCATGACCggatccatttatttttcagcgaaacataaacaaacataaatATTGAAACTGTGCATACACGTGTCACATAAGGCATTACACTGGCTATGAAATATTTCAGCAGTTAGCGCATTATACCGTACCACCTCATTTGCCACTTATGAAGCTTCACTTAAAATTGGGCCCTTGTCGATGGAAAACGTGACATTTCATCAATCTTACTTATATTGAACCCAgtgaatgaatatattttaataaccTTGACGACTGCATGTAATTTGATGTattaatattgcaatattagtctttcgaactgctctaagtgctagaggactctgcatctttttgcacaattgtcaaaaaataaataaatgtaccggcattaccagataactagcaaccctttattgctcagtgactgtttttcgtCAATGtccttatgtctcaaaagtcttctctgtcaattgactgtgttgtcgtactagagcggctccaactaccggagacaaattccttgtgtgttttttggacatacttggcaaataaagatgattcggatttgCGTTTTACTAAGATAAATCCAACGGATGCCCAAAGTGGGCTGAGGTGCCGCTTTTGATTTGGCAAAATAATTATAGTAATAATCCCTAAACCAGGACAATAACAATGATAAATCTCAAGACAATAACACagggaaaaatatattttttttttccaaatgtagtCGATCCTAGGCCACTCACTCAAtactataaatatattttaactgcCATTCAATAAACACTCCCAGACCattccaaatcaaaacaaaaatgataaatCAAGAATTATAACTGCAAACTGTGTGATGGGTCAGACATACAGTACTATTCCATAGACAGGTCGTCAATATTATTTACTTTGTGGAAATGCGCATACATACGGTGTGGGCTGTCAGTAGAAAAATAAACCTTAATATTAAGGGACATTAAACAAAAGGAGTTGAGTCCACGTTCACTTGGATTGCGTTGAGTTCTGTTCTTCTCTTGGTTTGGCAAAGAAGTCTCTGTACATTGTATAAAggacacctaaaaaaaaataaaaatgaataaaactgttAGATGATGACCAGTATATGTTGTTCTAACTTGTGTCCTATCAGGGGCCATTTCACAGTGTATTTACTTTCCTTTTAGGCCGCGTACATACCGACAGTCATGGCTCCCACCACGAAGCCTTGGGCGGCCACGCGCATGTGGATCAGGTGCACGGACATTTTCGTGTCCCCGCGACTTTTTAACTTCCACAGTCTGTAGCCCACGATGGCGAAGAAGCCGGCCATTCCTGCCACGAGCAcacaatgcaaacattttgtcaaattgtCTCATATAGTAGTATGCTCAACTGCACTGACAACAGGATGTCCCTTAAGGGTAAGCTTAGCATTCATTTTTCTTCCTAAATAAATGATGTATTACAACAACACGGTTTAATTTGCACTTTTCCTTGAATCTTCAGCTTAACTGATGCCACGTCTGCTCTGCCAACACAGGGTAGTATAGGTTCATAGATAAAGGTCATTCCAGCCTCTAAAAGCACTTGTCAGAGTTATGcggtttgttcttttcattcttTACAAGATAACAATTACCATCAAAACAAATTATAGGAACACACTATTTGTATTGCACCTTACATTCAATGTTCTCGAAGTGCAAGAGAgaagaatttattattattatttgtaatgtttCTAAGCATAGGTCATCTGCTCTGCAGGCCATGTATGCGTGTCATCCGTCGCTGTCCATGTAATTGTAGCCATCAAAGGCGGGCGTGTATTTGAGGTGCGGTGTTGTGTGACAGCATCTTCAAGAAGAGAGGAAGTGATGTTTACCAGACACAATATTCTTATAATAGGATGAATCCTAATGGGCCAACTCGATAACTCTAACCTTggtggaaaataataataaaaacaggcGCGTGactgtgtttactttacagaatatgaaaaacaacagctttaacatgcagcgcttaaattgtgactgcccaaacttggatatttcagccctcTTCTTACTTGAGAAAACACATGGCAGTAAGTTGAtgtatttgctgttgttttggatgTGGCCAAATTAGCTGATGGCATCGCACACAGCTTCTTTATAAAGTCATTTTAGTGATgagaaagcaaataatgtttctgtagggcccaatgcatgtgtgtttggtttttgggcagttaaaattttaaatggttgcaggtgtgtgtgtcgacgtccataaattatttttgtttatttgattaaaattttaaatggttgcaggtgtgtgtgtcgacgtccataaattatttttgtttatttgatattcatgctcacatttaaaaaattaaaaatcagaagttactcacaaattactctttactCGAGTAGTTtgttcattgagtactttcttactcttagtCAAGTAAGAGTTTAGacaactactttttacttttactcgagtcatATCGTTCTAAAGTAAcaatactcttacttgagtacaatatttgactaCTCTTCCCACCTCTGTAAAAGTCAGAACTGTTGCTTTGGGTATTAGTGACGCATTCAAGGCAGCCAAGATGTACTCACCCACAGGGACAAATGGATTCTCCTTGGCTTTTCTTATAAATTTGGACTCGTTCTCCTCGTAGGCAGACATTGTGACTGGATACAGAACAAAATGTAAGAAGAGTGTTTCCACATGTTAGCTTAAGCGTGTTCAGAGCTCAGGGGTGACACATGAAGGACAACCGAGTCACATCAGTCGTGAAGAAAATGCCAGTGAATGTCACAAGGATTACTATGAACATACAATACACGGGATCACCATTTTGATTTTCGTACAGTTCCATGAAAAACTTGCACTATACAATTAACAGTAGAGGCGTCACTTGGCCGTCGCGTTACAAAAAGAAAGTGTTTCAAATCAATCTTACCTGTGAACACAACTGTAGCGTTAATGGGGTAGATTGTGAGTCAAATGTTCAGCTTTTGGGGTCCCTTGGGTTCTCAATTCGCACGTACGAAGGAGGAGGAAATGTACCGGCTTCCTTCGTGATGTAACTACCAGTGCACGCAGGTGTGACGTCACATGCGACGTGCATTGCGGTGCGTTCGGAGACACCAGTACAAATGGCACACTGTGAAATAGTAGACTACCTAGTGaggccatttatttttcagtatgcaattaaaatactttttatcgACTATAGTttactttatttcaatattaGATCGAGTAATGATCCAATAAGGGGTGAATATCAGACCAAATTATTGATAAACCTACCTACATCCTACAATTGAATGCAGCATCCGTTTTACGATATGCGCAACAACCAAAGGTCGTCAATTCCAACCAAGAGTAGCCAGCAACCATATGGATCGTAAGCTACCGCTCAATCAGTTGCCTGATAACGGATGCCATACCGTAGGCAACTGGGTATTGAATCGGGGTCTCTAATTCTTATTTACGTATACCCACAAACGGTATCGTGTCTGTCTTGTTccctgtataaaaaaataaataaaaaaaggtttcacCGATCACACGAAAACGGAAGTacgtaaaatgtaattttctttaCTTTCGGTAGTCTCTGGAATTACGTAGTTTTAGGGCTCGTCGCTGCTATGGAAACCGCACGTTTCCGCAACGTGGTGTTGTAGCCGATTTCAGGGAAATTATGTATAATTAAGTATAATTTAGGTGATAAAGTCGCATTACAATAGTGATATTCTTGATATACAGGGTGTCCACAAAGTCTATTGAAAATGTACTCTCTACTTTACAGTTTGGGAAGTGTTGTGAACTAACCATTTTATAGTGTGTATAAAatgaagcaaacaaaacaaaaaaaacacgttaATATCTACTCCCGTTTTGCAAGAATTTCCACAGATTTGTCTATTATGTTTTGTGATgaatttgttacattttaaagaTACTTTATGGCCACCCTGTATTTTTCCACGCAAATCGTGTAGATAGTCGACACGAAACAGACAAAATCACTTCAACTCACGGATTGAACGGGTTGAGAATGCTTAATTTATTGGGGCAGGcgtccaccagatggcgccacaTGCTCAGGATACTTAATTTGCAAAATGGTGCCCGATGGGTGTCACCTCCGAAGTGGTTCTGTTTTATTATTCTCTGGATAATCACATTATGGGGAAAAACCCCCAATAATAATTATGGTTGCACACTGTTCCTTTTGTTGATGCTTTAACAAGGCAGCATgtggagtatttattttttttgcataaaaatCACTGCAAAACAAAGTTAAGCTTAGTTaaggttaaaagaaaaaaataataatcaacgGCCTCTTTGTCAGAGGTACACTAAGTGTGTCACATTTGAGATCAAATATGACAGTGTGGGTCTTTTTCTAGCCTTTGCTTCTGAGATTGTGAGCAACAATGCGAGCACTTAAGTCACAAATAGCCAACTAACAGCTTTTTCCTACTTGAATGACTGTAAAGCTGGATTTTTCCATTTGCTTGTAAATGAGGCATTTCACAACAACAATGACAGTCTAATTGAAAGCAAATGTGGTTCATTGTTTACATTCTGCTCCTAACTGTCCGTAAATGGAAGCCTGCTCAGTTCCGGGAAGACCAAAACCTAAGGGAGGAGCCAAAAGAGCATTTATGAGTCAGCATGCGGACCTTCACTCCAAACCATGCTTGTTCCGTCAGCGGGATCAGTCATGGAAGTGATGCTGCTGCCTATCCTTCTTGCGCTCCTCTCAGCGTTGCTAGGGGGCCTGTATCTTCTGGGGGTGTTCAGACGGCGGAGGCCCGGGGAGCCCCCCCTGGACAAGGGTCTCTTCCCTTGGCTGGGCCACGTCTTGGAGTTCCGCAGGGACACGGTCAAGTTCCTGCAGAGGATGCAAAGGAAGCACGGCGACGTGTTCACCATCCAGCTGGGTGGCTTCTACGTCACCTTCCTGCAGGACCCCTTGTCCTTCGGGCCGTTTGTCAAGGAGAGCCGGGAGAAGCTGGACTTCAAGATGTTCGCCAAGCACCTGGTGCACAGGGTCTTCGGCTACTGGTCACCTCACAGCGAGCATCACATCCTGCAACAGTCCAGCAACAAGCATCTGAAGGGGGACGGCTTGGAGGTCCTCACGCAGTCCATGACGGGCAATCTTCAGAACCTGATGCTGCACAACCTCGGCAAAgagaaacaggcctggacagaAGACGGGCTCTTCATGTACTGCTACAATATCGTTTTCAGGGCGGGCTACCTGTCCCTGTATGGCAACGTGTCGCCCAAGTGCAAGGACGGAGAGGAGAAGGCCAAAGAGAAGGACAGGGTGGAATCGGAGGCCTTGTTCTACAAGTTCCGTAAGTACGACCAGCTCTTCCCCAACCTGGCCTACGGCGTGCTGCCTCCCAAGAGAAGACTGGAGCTGCGGGGTCTCTTGGACTACTTCTGGGACGTCTTGTCGGTGCGCAAGGTGAAGACCAAAGACAACATCAGCGGCTGGGTGTGGGACATGCAGCGGGTGCGGGAGGAGATGGGCATGGACGAGGCCATGATCGACAGGTACATGTTTCTCCTCCTGTGGGCCTCGCAGGGCAACACGGGCCCATCCTCCTTCTGGCTGCTCCTCTACCTGATGAAGCACCCGGACGCCATGGCGGCCGTCAAGGGCGAGGTGGACCGGATCGTGCGCGAGTCTGGCCAGGAAGTCAGGCGCGGCGGACCCTTGCTTAGTCTGACGCGCGAGATGTTGGTGAAGGCCACAATCTTGGACAGCGCCGTGGAGGAGACCCTGAGACTCTCCGCCGCGCCCCTTCTCACCAGGGCCGTGCTCCAGGACATGACGCTGAAGATGGCCAACGGCCAGGAGTTCCTGATCCGCGAAGGGGACCGGATGGGGGTCTTCCCTTACTGCGGCGTGCAAATGGACCCCGGCATCCACCCTGACCCGACCGCCTTCAAACACGACCGCTTCCTCAACCCGGACGGGAGCAGGAAGACAGAGTTTTATAAAGACGGCAAGAAGGTGAAGTACTACACCATGCCCTGGGGCGCCGGGGTGTCCATCTGCCCGGGCCGCTTCTTTGCCACCAACGAGCTCAAGCAGTTTATCTTCCTTATGCTGGTCTACTTTGAGTTTGAGCTGCTGGATCCCGGAATGGAGATCCCCGGAATAGACGTCCGACGATGGGGCTTTGGAACCATGCAGCCCGTCGGAGACGTTCCCTTCCGATATAGACTCAGATATTAAATGTGGAGTTTTACAGCAGCAAATTGAAGACTTTTCAAAGGGCAATGCAATCAAATTCAAGACCTATCGTTCACTAAATATGACCATAATCTTTAATCAAGACAGAGTGGTGGTGTAATACATTTGTAAGGCATTGTATGTATGGTGAAACTTCgccaatgttttatttgtaaagAGTGCAACAGCTTGAAGTGAATGtaatgtatatagatatatactgtatatatttcaaatatattgttttaaatgatgGTCACATAGGTTGAAAATCAAAGTCTGGAAGGGAGTAACTTTGGGCATGCACTTTGTAAAGAAAAACACGTGTGCGCAAGGATGCTTTTGCACAGTCTGGAAACACTTAACACACTCGACAGTAAATGTTATTTCCCCCGAAGTTTAAAGTGATCGTGGAagactatatttattttaaaagtcttTGAAATTTCTGCATTACAAGATCAAACCTAAAACAAGTTGCAGTTATGTTACTATCACATGCTTATCAATTGAATCTGACACAAAAATAGTATCCCGTATCGCATAatatgttgttttctttcactTGGCTTGTGTTTTTGTGACGTCCCCTGATCAACAGGatgtgtgttaatgtgtattttcctcatcaaataaataaagtatgaCAAAAATTATATGTGCTTGTGTTTCCCTGTAGTCGTTAACAATAGTGTGTTAATTGCAAGGACAATAAGAACATCAAATAGAAATCCAATGCAATAAACAAACAGTACCCCCCACcccattcaattaaatatgttcAGATACAAACTTGATAGTTAACGTTTCTGTATGCTGTACATTTTTGTCACCAAATAAAACAGTCACTCATTTTGCTGAGTCATTTTACATCTACATAAGATGTACCGAGTGGAATTTTGGTGTACAAAATGTCCAAGCGGGTCGAAACCATAATCCCAAAAAAGTGGAAAACATGTCCAAACTCATAAAACTTTAGAATTTATGGTCTCCAAAAGAAAAGGTCACATGGAACACACATTAAAGACTTTGGAAACATCTGCAGTAGATGAAGGCCATATGTTCATTACGTGTGTGCGGTACATGTCAAGGAAATTCCAAATGGAGTGTTTCATATCACCAACTAATCAATGTCCAAGGTTCCAtcttgtaagaaaaaaaaaaaacaatttaaaaaaaaaaaaaaaaaaaaaaaaaaatcatagtttGTGGCCCTCAGTCTGAAAGTTCCAAGACAACGCTGGTAAAACTTTCCATTGAGATCAATTCAATTGGGAATAATTCGTTCTAGAATCCAAAGTCTGACcatcacaaaatatttattaactgttttaagcaacattttaacattcttaacggTCACACGAGTATAAAATTAGAGCAACCGGTAATCTaatataaaacatgaaaacataacaCACTGTATAACACTCACCATTGCCAAACAGCACAAACAGACGGACGGAATCACGTCCATGACAACAGTCAGAGTAGAGCCAAATCAAAGTCAATAGAACATCATTTTATACCATTATACAGTTTTCCCTCACTCTATTGCGGTTCgcctattgcggattcagtgcatcgctgatttgttttttttaatattcatattGTCCATAATTCGCCATATTGCAGGATTTTGAGCGTATAGTATGCTGTAATTTTCTGTGTGGTAAAATAAAttcttcctagcctaaaacattaaaactgtacCAAAACAACAACGACGAAATTGAAACACatggcgcgcgcgcacacacacacacagacacgtgcGCACGTGATTTCGTTTGCGTCTTATGATGAAGCAACTGGCGTCCAATCAAGCAACCTTCCCCATTCAGCTGATGTAAACCACACATCAGTGTTTAGTTAGTCCTTAATGCAGAATGTCCAAACAGCAGCATGGCCTCGAGCCAGGTCATTGACAAACAGTCTGTATACAAGTCAGGCCTctgtcacacaaaaaacacaccgTGTTACCGGCAGCTGTGGTCGTTTTTGAAATGCTGATCACAAACGTTGTTGAGTCATTTAACACGGTGTGCCTTGCTGTGGTTTATACACTTATTCGTCAACTTCATACTCCCGAATCGACATCTTTTGATGTCCGATTTGCGAGGAAGGGAATGTTCAGAAAGTCATTTCCTGTCGTCGTGTTTGAAATTTGTACCATGCCTTGCTCAAAAGAGGTCTTAAGACCTACCATTAAAAATGGTTGACTTGGATAAAACTGGAAAAGGTCACAAAAGTACCTCTAAAggtcttgatgttcatcagtcaGCGATGAGAGAAAATGTCTATGAATGGAggaagttcagcactgttgcttctcttccaaggagacttggaatttcttaaattacTCCATAAATTGGTCATACCACCACACAAAGAATTCTacgttttaacatttttatagaGCATAACGGAAACATTTACTGGACAGAAAGCAACaagtaagtgaacccttggatcTAATAATTGGTTGACCCTTGAGCCTTTGGCAgtaataacctcaaccaaacatttcctgtagttgcagagcAAACATGCACAgcgatcaggatgaattttggacaattccgCGTTACTAAAATGtagcagttcagcaagattccggGATGTCTGGAGTGAATCATCTCAATTGatttgaggtcaggactttataCATTAAGCTGGaaaagtatctctaaaagtCTATGTTCATCTGTCCATatttagaatttattttttttataactggAGAAAGCACTGTTGATTCTCTTCCAAGGAGACACAGAAACAAATccacaacagaatggcttccgAAGAAGCTGgcgtggcccagtcaaagttctgacctcaacccaatagagatgctgtggcatgacctcaagagagctattcataCCAAAAATCTTGTTCAACTGCAATAGTTTTGTAAAgtggaatggtccaaaattcatcctgatctgCAACgacaggaaacgtttggttgaggttattgctaccaaaggagggtcaaccagttatcaAATTCAAGGGTTCACATTTTCCTCCCGgttctgtgaatgtttacagCTCATGTTCtataaaaatatggaaaaatataCTTTGGTTGTGTGTTATTAGCTTAAGCATacactgtttattcttgtgattaaTATGATCGGACTACATTTCAGGAAGTCtgaagggttcacatactttttcctcccactgcgCCATGTTTCAAGTAACATACTCTAACTGTATGTCATGTTAACACAAAGCACAACAACTGTCACAGATTATCCAACTCAAATGATTTTGTTCACAAGACGACCAGCTCCAAGTATACCCCACAAAAGTTTATGCTGAAATTTGGCACGGAAATGTCATCATCCACACGCATTCTACAACTTTTTGACATTGAAGTTTTATGGCTTTATTTCACAGCTCGACGTAATGCCTCAGTATCAATAAGAGGTGACACATAAAGTCAAAAAAGAAGTGAGGCTGTTGTTTTGACAGAATGTTGGACAAAAAAGAGGAGTCAGGCTACATTTGTGTCAACAAGTAAAAAAGTCCCATGTGTCcagctgggggaaaaaatgccttTGACAATAACCTTTGGAAAAGGGCCAAAGATGctttaacaacaaataaaaccagCACAAGAGTGGTTTTACACATTAGACTATGCAATATGTAAGAGTCTGCTTTGCAGAGGTGAACATTCTCCTTTTGAGTGACTTTCGCAGAGATGATGATGAAATAAGACTTTAGTTGACCAAACTCAACACTCCAATTGTGCTTTCAATGACTTAACCACATTCAGATTTTGTgcacgtgtacctaatgttgaATGGACTTGGTGtgatttttcttcaattaatgAATGGATTTGTGGAGCGATGAGCCCCCGCAATCCACTGTCTTTTTGCCTCCATCCTGCTGACGGACTTACaccaaaaactaaaaacaaacacacacaaaaaaggcatgAATGGAGCTGTAGTAAAAAATCATTAATAAAGAAAGAGTCAGGGCCGTGGAGGCGGTGAGGGAACAATGGGGGCCTTCGCAATGGGCTGAGCACTCTCCTGAGCGTGCTGCCTGTACTTGGTGGGGATCGG
Encoded proteins:
- the higd1a gene encoding HIG1 domain family member 1A, mitochondrial — translated: MSAYEENESKFIRKAKENPFVPVGMAGFFAIVGYRLWKLKSRGDTKMSVHLIHMRVAAQGFVVGAMTVGVLYTMYRDFFAKPREEQNSTQSK
- the LOC133488702 gene encoding 7-alpha-hydroxycholest-4-en-3-one 12-alpha-hydroxylase-like, which gives rise to MLVPSAGSVMEVMLLPILLALLSALLGGLYLLGVFRRRRPGEPPLDKGLFPWLGHVLEFRRDTVKFLQRMQRKHGDVFTIQLGGFYVTFLQDPLSFGPFVKESREKLDFKMFAKHLVHRVFGYWSPHSEHHILQQSSNKHLKGDGLEVLTQSMTGNLQNLMLHNLGKEKQAWTEDGLFMYCYNIVFRAGYLSLYGNVSPKCKDGEEKAKEKDRVESEALFYKFRKYDQLFPNLAYGVLPPKRRLELRGLLDYFWDVLSVRKVKTKDNISGWVWDMQRVREEMGMDEAMIDRYMFLLLWASQGNTGPSSFWLLLYLMKHPDAMAAVKGEVDRIVRESGQEVRRGGPLLSLTREMLVKATILDSAVEETLRLSAAPLLTRAVLQDMTLKMANGQEFLIREGDRMGVFPYCGVQMDPGIHPDPTAFKHDRFLNPDGSRKTEFYKDGKKVKYYTMPWGAGVSICPGRFFATNELKQFIFLMLVYFEFELLDPGMEIPGIDVRRWGFGTMQPVGDVPFRYRLRY